A window of Apium graveolens cultivar Ventura chromosome 8, ASM990537v1, whole genome shotgun sequence contains these coding sequences:
- the LOC141678125 gene encoding uncharacterized protein LOC141678125, with protein MALLDSKNVSENTAADQPNENDEAAKKPPLPKGVTDLHNAIKRRNKEEVLRVLEEDKQLVTYNDDGWIPLHLAVYYEFDSVLDILVETQLEIGYKLPDNVSMSTPLCLAVKLGKTSTAIKLLQLLPASSYLERSFGLNLLHLAAKNSDKEMVHYILKNCPEEYLDKILNQKDDSSNTPLHVLVSQGCYVRELIKHNRVDRMAKNNQNWTPWDTLYSEDEIIGDQVRIKQALDDTQANQHWMFWRRGIKGKLNTHESLVPPSERTKKDAAFKKAKKLLIAEERKEMKEELDRYRSRTNTQIIVTALITTVTFTVGFTMPGGYHQSGEPDQGLVLLSKKTAFNTFMVSDALALALSLTSLFIYFISSMYEDPDQVAKLDAVSTVLNIVSVIAMMLTFIAGTYVVLDQSLGLAITVCVICSIFFLSIIVLLIRMMYDRAKVEKLKV; from the exons ATGGCTCTCCTCGATTCCAAAAACGTGTCGGAGAATACGGCTGCCGATCAACCCAATGAAAATGATGAAGCTGCAAAAAAACCTCCTCTTCCTAAAGGTGTCACCGATCTTCATAATGCAATTAAAAGGCGCAATAAAG AAGAGGTGCTCCGTGTTCTGGAAGAGGACAAACAGCTTGTAACCTACAATGATGACGGATGGATACCCCTCCACTTAGCCGTATATTACGAATTTGATTCAGTACTCGATATCTTAGTAGAAACGCAACTAGAAATCGGGTACAAACTACCGGATAACGTTTCGATGTCAACACCACTTTGTTTAGCCGTCAAACTTGGAAAAACTTCAACAGCTATAAAACTTCTCCAGTTATTACCGGCTTCTTCTTACTTAGAACGGTCTTTTGGTCTGAATCTACTTCATTTGGCGGCTAAAAATAGCGACAAAGAGATGGTACATTATATTTTAAAGAATTGTCCAGAAGAATATTTAGACAAGATTTTGAACCAAAAGGATGATAGTAGCAATACACCTCTCCATGTATTGGTCAGTCAAGGTTGCTATGTACGTGAGCTCATAAAGCATAACAGAGTTGATAGGATGGCAAAAAATAACCAAAACTGGACTCCTTGGGACACATTATATTCAGAAGACGAAATCATAGGCGATCAG GTAAGAATTAAACAGGCACTTGACGACACCCAAGCTAATCAGCATTGGATGTTTTGGCGTAGAGGCATCAAAGGGAAACTGAATACACATGAAAGTTTAGTACCCCCAAGTGAACGGACGAAAAAAGATGCTGCATTTAAGAAAGCCAAGAAGTTGTTGATTGCAGAAGAGCGTAAAGAGATGAAAGAAGAGCTTGATCGGTACAGGAGTAGAACCAACACTCAGATTATTGTTACCGCACTCATAACTACAGTGACTTTTACTGTAGGATTTACGATGCCTGGGGGATACCATCAAAGCGGGGAACCTGATCAGGGACTCGTACTTCTTTCGAAAAAGACGGCTTTCAATACATTCATGGTATCAGATGCATTGGCTCTGGCACTGTCATTAACTTCTTTATTTATCTATTTCATTTCTTCTATGTACGAAGATCCTGACCAAGTGGCAAAACTCGATGCTGTTTCAACAGTACTCAACATTGTTTCAGTTATAGCAATGATGTTGACATTCATAGCAGGAACATATGTCGTGCTAGACCAATCACTTGGCCTTGCCATTACTGTTTGTGTCATCTGTtccattttctttctttccatTATTGTTCTACTGATCAGGATGATGTATGATCGCGCTAAAGTAGAAAAGCTTAAAGTGTGA
- the LOC141677532 gene encoding protein unc-13 homolog produces the protein MLHDTAETSTADHLGWPFGSHIEGLDQDDLCMAAYEIFFTSCRSSPGFGGRTTLSFHPSSIDNHDHHGIFSRQGSPKKESGVGMAPTSRIKRALGLKMLRRSITSRRTNSWGSSPASPRGSPRERDGSGSPVFSQSLAQSRQKRPLTSAEIMRQQMRVTEQSDNRLRKTLMRTLVGQVGRRAETIILPLELLRHLKPAEFNNPVEYHVWQKRQLKLLEVGLLHYPSIPIEKTNEFAMRLREMINSCEEKPLDTGKNSEPMKALCNTIVALAWRSPDGSTTDVCHWADGYPLNIHLYISLLYSVFDLKDNTSVLDEVDELLELMKKTWSTLGINRSIHNLCFTWVLFEQYIETGKVEGDLLGASLAMLAEVANDAKKGDREPIYVKMLAQALSSMKKWCDKRLLDYHANFSRENIGLMESILPLVFSASRILEEDVPGSTSTLQDKDTSSELSGNRVDLYIRSSLRHAFTNMLDNGNVNVNVVEVEEVGKALLHIAQATEELANMEKETYSHVLKKWHPIPAGVAVVTLHTCYGTLLRQYLSDSSSLTNETLEVLQRAGKLEKVLVQMVVEDSVESEDGGKTIVREMEPYEVDSIIMKSVRHWVQERLRVGNELLQRAKETETWNPKSKNEPYSQSVAELLKHAKIALEEFFEIPIPMPEDLVIDIAEGLQHAFQEYTTFASSCGSKQSYIPTLPPLTRCNRDSKFFMLWKKAAPSCTAPSCTPTDNSINTVSNEERHSRPSTSRGTQRMYIRLNTLHYLLSQLHMFDKTLTLSPKIVPSANNRFNNRSHQLGNSYFEETRTAIQAAIQHVSEVAAYRLIFLDSNSVFYGSVYVHDIENARIKPALKVLKQNLTLLGAIVTDRIQPLAIKEVMKATFDAYLMILLAGGGSRAFTRQEHPMIEEDFDSLKKVFSTVGEGLIAEEVVDKESETVEGVVGLMGQSTEQLVEDFSIVFTEINGTDAVGAGQKLPIPQTTGRWGRSDPNTILRVLCHRNDQAANIFLKKTFQLSKRR, from the exons ATGTTACATGACACGGCGGAGACTTCTACCGCTGACCACCTTGGATGGCCTTTTGGCAGTCACATCGAAGGCCTCGATCAAGACGACCTTTGCATGGCCGCATATGAAATTTTTTTCACATCATGCCGTTCCTCACCTGGTTTTGGAGGACGTACCACACTTTCATTTCACCCATCTTCTATTGACAATCATGATCATCATGGTATTTTCTCCAGACAGGGGTCCCCCAAGAAGGAATCCGGGGTTGGGATGGCACCCACAAGCAGGATAAAAAGGGCTTTGGGGTTGAAAATGTTGAGGCGTTCAATAACTTCTAGAAGGACTAACTCGTGGGGCTCGAGTCCAGCTTCGCCTCGGGGTTCACCCAGGGAACGTGATGGGTCGGGGAGTCCGGTATTTTCTCAATCCTTGGCGCAGTCTAGGCAGAAACGGCCGCTCACATCTGCAGAGATAATGAGGCAACAAATGAGGGTCACAGAGCAAAGTGATAATAGACTCAGAAAAACGCTCATGAGGACTCTTGTTGGCCAA GTAGGGAGGAGGGCAGAGACCATAATCCTTCCACTAGAGCTGCTTCGACATTTAAAGCCTGCCGAATTCAACAATCCAGTCGAGTACCATGTATGGCAAAAGCGTCAGCTCAAACTTCTTGAGGTAGGGCTACTCCACTACCCTTCTATCCCAATAGAAAAAACAAATGAATTTGCAATGCGTCTTCGTGAAATGATCAATTCTTGTGAAGAAAAACCACTAGACACTGGAAAAAACTCTGAACCAATGAAAGCGTTATGTAATACTATAGTTGCATTAGCATGGAGAAGCCCTGATGGATCAACAACTGATGTGTGTCACTGGGCTGATGGATATCCCCTCAACATACACTTATACATATCTCTTCTCTACTCAGTTTTTGACTTGAAGGATAATACAAGTGTGCTTGATGAGGTTGACGAGCTTCTTGAACTTATGAAGAAGACATGGTCGACATTGGGCATCAATAGGTCCATTCACAACTTGTGTTTTACTTGGGTGCTTTTCGAGCAATATATTGAGACCGGGAAAGTGGAGGGTGATCTTCTTGGAGCTTCACTTGCTATGTTGGCAGAGGTAGCAAATGATGCAAAAAAGGGGGATCGGGAACCTATATACGTGAAGATGTTAGCCCAAGCATTGAGCTCCATGAAAAAATGGTGTGATAAGAGATTGCTTGATTACCATGCTAATTTTAGTAGGGAAAATATAGGGTTGATGGAGAGCATTTTACCACTGGTGTTCTCAGCTTCCAGGATCTTGGAGGAGGATGTCCCGGGCTCTACTTCAACTTTGCAAGATAAAGATACATCTTCGGAGTTAAGTGGGAATAGAGTTGATCTTTATATTAGGTCATCATTAAGACATGCTTTCACAAAC ATGCTTGATAACGGAAATGTTAATGTCAATGTGGTTGAAGTAGAAGAAGTTGGCAAAGCTCTTCTTCATATAGCTCAGGCCACAGAGGAATTGGCAAACATGGAGAAGGAAACTTATAGTCATGTGCTAAAGAAGTGGCACCCAATTCCAGCAGGTGTTGCAGTTGTGACACTACACACTTGCTACGGAACCTTACTAAGGCAATACTTATCTGATTCGTCCTCACTTACAAATGAGACGCTTGAAGTTTTGCAAAGGGCTGGAAAGCTTGAAAAGGTTTTAGTTCAGATGGTGGTGGAAGACTCGGTAGAGAGTGAAGATGGCGGCAAAACAATTGTTAGAGAAATGGAACCATATGAAGTTGATTCAATCATAATGAAATCTGTAAGACACTGGGTTCAAGAAAGGTTGAGAGTGGGGAACGAACTTCTCCAAAGAGCTAAAGAAACTGAA ACATGGAATCCAAAATCGAAGAATGAGCCTTATTCACAATCTGTAGCAGAGCTACTGAAACATGCAAAGATAGCACTGGAAGAATTCTTTGAAATTCCAATACCTATGCCTGAGGACTTGGTTATTGACATAGCAGAGGGTTTACAGCACGCATTCCAGGAATACACTACTTTTGCTTCATCTTGTG GATCAAAACAGAGCTATATTCCCACTCTGCCTCCTCTCACACGCTGCAACCGAGACTCGAAGTTCTTCATGTTGTGGAAGAAAGCTGCTCCTTCTTGCACAGCCCCTTCTTGCACTCCCACGGATAATTCAATCAACACAGTTTCTAATGAAGAACGCCATTCTCGGCCTTCAACCAGTCGTGGAACACAACGCATGTACATTCGTCTCAACACCTTGCATTACCTACTTTCACAGCTGCACATGTTCGACAAAACACTTACTTTATCCCCTAAAATAGTCCCCTCAGCAAACAACCGCTTCAACAATCGGAGTCACCAGCTTGGCAATTCCTACTTCGAAGAAACACGAACTGCCATTCAGGCTGCCATACAACATGTCTCAGAAGTTGCAGCCTATCGTCTAATATTCCTTGATTCAAATTCTGTTTTCTACGGGAGCGTATATGTTCATGACATAGAGAATGCACGTATAAAACCAGCTTTGAAGGTTCTCAAGCAAAATCTTACACTTTTAGGGGCAATAGTAACAGACAGAATCCAACCATTGGCGATAAAAGAAGTGATGAAGGCAACTTTTGATGCATATCTTATGATTTTGCTAGCCGGAGGAGGTTCTCGGGCGTTTACTAGGCAAGAACACCCTATGATTGAGGAGGATTTTGATAGCTTAAAGAAAGTTTTTTCCACAGTTGGTGAAGGATTGATCGCGGAAGAGGTAGTGGATAAGGAGTCAGAGACAGTGGAAGGTGTGGTAGGGTTGATGGGACAGTCCACAGAACAGCTTGTGGAAGATTTTAGCATTGTTTTCACTGAGATTAACGGGACAGATGCTGTTGGGGCAGGGCAAAAACTGCCTATCCCACAAACAACCGGAAGATGGGGTAGGTCGGATCCCAATACTATTTTAAGAGTCTTGTGCCATAGAAATGATCAAGCCGCTAACATTTTCTTGAAAAAGACATTCCAATTGTCAAAGAGGAGGTAA
- the LOC141677533 gene encoding protein NRT1/ PTR FAMILY 5.2-like → MGAEETGHDDYTQDGTVDLRGNPVRKSQRGGWTACSFVVVYEIFERMAYYGISSNLILYLTRKLHQGTVTASNNVTNWVGTIWMTPVLGAYIADAHLGRYWTFVIASAVYLSGMFVLTLTVSIPGLKPPKCMDPDISNCEKASTLQLALFYGALYTLTIGTGGTKPNISTIGADQFDDFDPKEKAHKLSFFNWWMFSIFLGTLFANTVLVYIQDNVGWTLGYGLPTLGLAISIMIFLTGTRFYRHKVPAGSPFTRMVKVIVAALKKWHVPIPSDPKEFYELELEVYTKKGKFRIDSTPSLRFLNKACVKTGPADEWTLSTVTQVEETKQMLRMIPILFATIIPSTMIAQINTLFVKQGTTLDRNIGSFKIPPASLAGFVTLSMLVCVVLYDRVFVKIIRKWTNNPRGITILQRMGIGIIFHIVIMTVASLMERYRLSIAKDHGVVDNGKQVPLSIFILLPQFILMGTADAFLEVAKIEFFYDQAPESMKSLGTSYSTTSLGIGSFFSSFLLTTVSNITKKNEHKGWILNNLNASHLDYYYAFFAILNFLNFIFFLVVSRYYVYKAEVSDSMEVLGEELRESRRSDQDSSRRSRQS, encoded by the exons ATGGGTGCCGAAGAAACGGGGCATGATGATTATACACAAGATGGAACTGTTGATCTCAGAGGCAACCCTGTTCGAAAATCTCAGAGAGGAGGATGGACTGCTTGTTCTTTTGTTGTTG TGTACGAGATATTTGAAAGGATGGCCTACTACGGAATATCATCAAATTTGATATTATACTTGACGAGGAAGCTGCACCAGGGCACAGTAACAGCATCAAACAATGTAACAAACTGGGTTGGCACCATCTGGATGACTCCTGTTTTGGGTGCCTATATTGCCGACGCTCATCTCGGCCGCTACTGGACTTTCGTCATCGCCTCCGCCGTCTATCTCTCC GGTATGTTTGTATTGACTCTCACAGTCTCCATCCCCGGTTTAAAACCTCCCAAATGTATGGACCCTGACATTTCAAACTGTGAAAAGGCCTCCACATTGCAACTAGCACTGTTTTACGGTGCTTTATATACATTGACTATTGGAACTGGTGGAACCAAGCCCAACATTTCCACCATAGGCGCAGACCAATTCGACGACTTTGATCCCAAAGAAAAGGCCCACAAGCTTTCCTTCTTCAACTGGTGGATGTTCAGCATTTTTCTTGGAACCCTCTTTGCAAACACTGTTCTTGTTTATATTCAAGACAATGTAGGATGGACTCTTGGTTATGGACTTCCTACGCTAGGCCTTGCTATCTCCATCATGATTTTCTTGACTGGTACACGTTTTTATCGTCACAAGGTGCCTGCAGGAAGCCCTTTTACTAGAATGGTTAAGGTTATAGTTGCTGCTTTGAAGAAGTGGCATGTGCCCATTCCAAGTGATCCTAAAGAATTTTATGAACTTGAATTGGAAGTGTACACAAAGAAAGGAAAGTTCAGAATTGATTCCACACCCTCATTGAG GTTCCTCAATAAGGCTTGTGTGAAAACAGGCCCAGCAGATGAATGGACACTAAGCACAGTGACACAAGTAGAGGAAACAAAGCAAATGTTGCGCATGATTCCTATTTTATTTGCTACGATTATTCCAAGCACGATGATAGCTCAAATAAATACGCTCTTTGTGAAGCAAGGCACAACTCTAGACAGGAACATCGGCTCCTTTAAAATTCCTCCAGCAAGCTTAGCAGGATTCGTTACATTGTCCATGCTTGTATGTGTCGTGCTCTATGACAGAGTTTTTGTTAAAATTATACGAAAATGGACAAATAATCCAAGAGGTATAACTATTCTGCAAAGGATGGGGATAGGTATAATCTTCCACATTGTTATCATGACTGTTGCTTCACTTATGGAAAGGTATAGACTTAGTATTGCCAAGGATCATGGTGTAGTCGACAATGGTAAACAAGTTCCATTATCTATATTTATTCTTCTACCACAATTTATCCTTATGGGGACAGCTGATGCATTTTTGGAGGTGGCTAAGATTGAATTTTTTTACGATCAAGCTCCCGAAAGTATGAAGAGTCTTGGAACTTCTTATTCAACAACTAGTTTGGGAATTGGAAGTTTCTTTAGTAGCTTTCTTCTTACGACTGTGTCGAATATAACCAAGAAGAATGAACACAAAGGGTGGATTTTGAATAACCTCAATGCTTCTCACCTGGACTACTACTATGCATTTTTTGCAATACTCAACTTCTTGAATTTTATCTTCTTCTTAGTTGTGAGTAGGTACTATGTATATAAGGCGGAGGTTTCGGATTCAATGGAGGTGCTTGGAGAAGAACTGAGGGAATCCAGAAGATCTGATCAGGATTCAAGTAGAAGATCTAGACAAAGTTAG